From the Nerophis ophidion isolate RoL-2023_Sa linkage group LG18, RoL_Noph_v1.0, whole genome shotgun sequence genome, one window contains:
- the igsf5b gene encoding immunoglobulin superfamily member 5 isoform X1 has protein sequence MAAVVLSLLLLACGTQAVLKLSPDSLTVLRGDQARFTCGTTKPTEWDVMLWELNSTVVVSISRQHGVLSSSIANVTAEESNAPSGDGWTLVFASVGRHHQGQITCHLQGIDRKTASLFVQEKGSVKVFGGNTTALKGQSVLLECQAAGWHPQPSLQWEVDGKKLSQHEYNLSSKETGKSLFTVSSNVSLTATRSSGVDCLASVSALARPLRSSVRLTVFAEVLQDEDDSTLPLALISSLAALLLLLLLGICTVLCYRQRRQAKGSKQEALGLEEPYNGLRLRANATGGRVNLGYASEGITNADYNELIMGIHSKEELVSTDKVPDLVAASNQVDLTEENAKNIRRVTTV, from the exons ATGGCCGCTGTTGTCCTCTCTTTGCTTCTTCTGGCATGCGGCACTCAAG CTGTGTTGAAGCTGTCGCCCGACAGCTTGACAGTCCTCAGGGGTGACCAGGCCCGCTTTACTTGCGGGACCACCAAACCCACAGAGTGGGATGTGATGCTGTGGGAGCTGAACAGCACGGTGGTGGTCTCCATCTCCAGGCAGCACGGCGTGCTGTCGTCCTCCATCGCCAATGTGACGGCGGAGGAAAGCAACGCCCCGAGTGGAGATGGGTGGACGCTTGTTTTTGCTAGCGTTGGGAGGCATCACCAGGGGCAAATCACCTGTCACCTGCAGGGAATCGACAGGAAAACAGCAAGCCTCTTCGTTCAAG AAAAAGGCAGTGTGAAAGTCTTCGGAGGAAACACGACAGCTTTAAAGGGTCAGTCGGTCCTGTTGGAGTGCCAGGCAGCAGGATGGCACCCACAACCTTCTTTACAGTGGGAAGTAGATGGAAAAAAG CTGAGCCAGCACGAGTACAACCTGAGTAGCAAAGAAACGGGGAAGAGCCTCTTCACTGTGAGCAGCAACGTCAGCCTGACGGCGACAAGGAGCTCTGGGGTGGACTGTCTGGCCTCGGTATCTGCCCTCGCCAGGCCGCTCAGGAGCAGCGTCCGCCTGACAGTGT TTGCAGAGGTGCTGCAGGACGAAGACGACAGCACACTCCCGTTGGCGTTAATCTCCTCCCTCGCCGCTCTCCTCCTGCTCCTCCTGCTCGGCATCTGCACTGTCCTCTGCTACAGACAAAGGAGACAAGCAA aGGGAAGCAAACAGGAAGCACTGGG GTTGGAGGAACCGTACAACGGCCTCAGACTACGTGCAAACGCCACAGGGGGACGGGTCAACTTGGGGTACGCCAGTGAAGGCATCACAA ATGCCGATTACAATGAACTAATCATGGGAATTCATAGCAAGGAGGAGTTGGTCAGCACTGACAAG GTCCCTGACCTTGTGGCCGCCAGTAACCAAGTGGACCTTACTGAGGAAAACGCTAAGAATATCAGGAGAGTTACCACAGTTTGA
- the igsf5b gene encoding immunoglobulin superfamily member 5 isoform X2, which produces MAAVVLSLLLLACGTQAVLKLSPDSLTVLRGDQARFTCGTTKPTEWDVMLWELNSTVVVSISRQHGVLSSSIANVTAEESNAPSGDGWTLVFASVGRHHQGQITCHLQGIDRKTASLFVQEKGSVKVFGGNTTALKGQSVLLECQAAGWHPQPSLQWEVDGKKLSQHEYNLSSKETGKSLFTVSSNVSLTATRSSGVDCLASVSALARPLRSSVRLTVFAEVLQDEDDSTLPLALISSLAALLLLLLLGICTVLCYRQRRQASWRNRTTASDYVQTPQGDGSTWGTPVKASQMPITMN; this is translated from the exons ATGGCCGCTGTTGTCCTCTCTTTGCTTCTTCTGGCATGCGGCACTCAAG CTGTGTTGAAGCTGTCGCCCGACAGCTTGACAGTCCTCAGGGGTGACCAGGCCCGCTTTACTTGCGGGACCACCAAACCCACAGAGTGGGATGTGATGCTGTGGGAGCTGAACAGCACGGTGGTGGTCTCCATCTCCAGGCAGCACGGCGTGCTGTCGTCCTCCATCGCCAATGTGACGGCGGAGGAAAGCAACGCCCCGAGTGGAGATGGGTGGACGCTTGTTTTTGCTAGCGTTGGGAGGCATCACCAGGGGCAAATCACCTGTCACCTGCAGGGAATCGACAGGAAAACAGCAAGCCTCTTCGTTCAAG AAAAAGGCAGTGTGAAAGTCTTCGGAGGAAACACGACAGCTTTAAAGGGTCAGTCGGTCCTGTTGGAGTGCCAGGCAGCAGGATGGCACCCACAACCTTCTTTACAGTGGGAAGTAGATGGAAAAAAG CTGAGCCAGCACGAGTACAACCTGAGTAGCAAAGAAACGGGGAAGAGCCTCTTCACTGTGAGCAGCAACGTCAGCCTGACGGCGACAAGGAGCTCTGGGGTGGACTGTCTGGCCTCGGTATCTGCCCTCGCCAGGCCGCTCAGGAGCAGCGTCCGCCTGACAGTGT TTGCAGAGGTGCTGCAGGACGAAGACGACAGCACACTCCCGTTGGCGTTAATCTCCTCCCTCGCCGCTCTCCTCCTGCTCCTCCTGCTCGGCATCTGCACTGTCCTCTGCTACAGACAAAGGAGACAAGCAA GTTGGAGGAACCGTACAACGGCCTCAGACTACGTGCAAACGCCACAGGGGGACGGGTCAACTTGGGGTACGCCAGTGAAGGCATCACAA ATGCCGATTACAATGAACTAA